In Silene latifolia isolate original U9 population chromosome X, ASM4854445v1, whole genome shotgun sequence, the following proteins share a genomic window:
- the LOC141622366 gene encoding GDSL esterase/lipase EXL1-like — MSYTNPINIIIVWYVIIITSNMHIYGRAITLPSNAKPPALLVFGDSIVDSGNNDYIDTIGKANFPPYGRDFAGGVATGRYSNGKIPSDLIAEQMGLKELVPPYLDPSLQINDLLTGVSFASGAAGYDPQSAKIANAISLDKQLILFKQYINRLKAAVGDNTTSTIISQSVYLVCAGSNDITNTYFALPFRKLHYNVSSYTSLMVNWASTFVQELYDLGARRIGVISAPPCGCLPSQRTLHGGHNRSCAEKENQASIIYNTKLSSELKSLNQKLNGSNVAYLDIYDSALNLITNPSQSGFEVANKGCCGTGNIEVSFLCTKLDIGTCKDASKYIFWDSFHPTEAAYRIIVNDIVQKNHNLFF; from the exons ATGTCTTATACAAATCcaattaatattattatagtATGGTATGTTATTATTATTACGTCCAACATGCACATTTATGGACGTGCCATAACTTTGCCTAGCAACGCAAAACCTCCCGCACTTCTTGTGTTTGGAGACTCCATTGTTGATTCAGGCAACAATGATTATATTGACACCATTGGAAAAGCCAACTTCCCGCCTTATGGTCGAGATTTCGCCGGTGGTGTTGCTACCGGAAGATATAGCAATGGCAAAATTCCGTCTGATTTGATAG CTGAACAGATGGGGTTAAAAGAGCTTGTGCCACCATACTTGGATCCCTCCCTTCAAATCAATGATCTCCTCACCGGAGTGAGTTTCGCCTCCGGTGCAGCCGGTTATGATCCTCAATCAGCAAAAATCGCg AATGCGATATCATTGGATAAGCAACTAATTTTGTTCAAACAGTATATAAACCGGCTTAAGGCAGCAGTCGGAGATAACACGACATCTACTATCATTTCGCAAAGTGTGTATTTAGTCTGTGCCGGAAGCAATGATATAACCAACACCTACTTCGCCTTACCATTCCGAAAATTGCATTATAATGTTTCCTCCTATACTAGTTTGATGGTTAATTGGGCTTCTACTTTTGTTCAG GAATTATATGATCTAGGAGCAAGAAGGATAGGAGTGATAAGTGCACCACCATGCGGCTGTTTGCCATCTCAAAGAACGTTACATGGCGGTCACAATAGATCTTGTGCAGAGAAGGAAAACCAAGCTTCTATTATTTACAATACGAAGTTGAGTTCCGAGTTAAAATCGCTCAATCAAAAGCTCAATGGATCAAATGTCGCGTACCTTGATATTTACGACTCTGCACTTAATCTCATAACTAACCCATCTCAATCAG GTTTTGAAGTCGCAAACAAGGGATGCTGTGGAACAGGAAACATAGAAGTGTCATTTTTATGTACAAAGCTCGATATAGGTACCTGCAAAGACGCGTCCAAATACATATTCTGGGATAGCTTCCATCCAACCGAAGCAGCTTATAGAATCATAGTTAATGACATTGTTCAAAAAAACCACAATCTTTTCTTTTGA
- the LOC141621157 gene encoding GDSL esterase/lipase EXL3-like: MSHTNPINVIVWCITLISYMHIRVGAITSSNNAKTPALLVFGDSIFDTGNNNYRVTLGKVNFPPYGRDFKGGVATGRYSNGKTPPDLIAKQLGIKEFMPPYLDPTLKINDLLTGVSFASGGAGYDPQTGKLLNVLPLDGQLKNFKKYINKLKAAVGENTTSTIISQSVFIVCAGSNDIANTYFTLLIRRLEYDVSSYTNLMVNWASTFVQELYNLGARRIGVTGVPLLGCVPSQRTLHGGHKRSCAEKENQASALYNTKLNSELESLNQKLEGSTVAYLDIYNPLLNLITNPSQSGFQVVNKGCCGTGNIEVAFLCSKLSIGTCEDASKYIFWDSFHPTEAAYRFIVNDTIQKNPNLFF, from the exons ATGTCTCATACAAATCCGATTAACGTTATTGTATGGTGCATTACTCTAATTTCCTACATGCACATTCGTGTAGGTGCCATAACTTCGTCTAACAATGCAAAAACGCCTGCGTTACTTGTCTTTGGAGACTCGATTTTCGATACAGGCAACAATAATTATAGAGTCACCCTTGGAAAAGTAAACTTCCCGCCTTATGGTCGAGATTTTAAAGGAGGTGTTGCTACCGGAAGATATAGCAATGGCAAAACTCCTCCCGATTTAATTG CTAAACAGCTTGGGATAAAAGAATTTATGCCTCCATACTTAGATCCCACCCTCAAAATCAATGATCTCCTAACCGGAGTCAGTTTTGCTTCTGGTGGAGCCGGTTACGATCCTCAAACAGGAAAACTATTG AATGTATTACCATTGGATGGCCAGCTAAAGAATTTCAAAAAGTATATAAACAAGCTTAAGGCAGCAGTCGGAGAAAACACGACATCTACTATCATTTCACAAAGTGTGTTTATAGTCTGTGCCGGAAGCAATGACATTGCCAACACCTATTTCACCTTACTAATCCGAAGATTGGAGTATGATGTTTCGTCCTATACTAATTTGATGGTTAATTGGGCTTCTACTTTTGTTCAG GAATTATACAATCTTGGAGCACGACGGATAGGCGTGACAGGTGTACCGCTACTCGGTTGTGTGCCATCCCAAAGAACATTACATGGCGGTCACAAAAGATCTTGTGCAGAGAAGGAAAACCAAGCTTCGGCTCTTTACAACACTAAGTTGAATTCTGAGCTAGAATCGCTCAATCAAAAACTCGAAGGATCAACTGTTGCGTACCTTGATATTTACAACCCTTTACTTAATCTCATAACTAACCCTTCTCAATCAG GGTTTCAAGTTGTAAACAAGGGATGTTGCGGAACAGGAAACATAGAAGTGGCATTTCTGTGTTCGAAGCTCAGTATAGGTACCTGCGAAGACGCATCCAAATACATTTTCTGGGATAGTTTTCATCCTACCGAAGCAGCTTATAGATTCATAGTTAATGACACGATTCAAAAAAACCCCaatcttttcttttga